In one window of Acidobacteriota bacterium DNA:
- a CDS encoding tetratricopeptide repeat protein, whose translation MNVLADPKLPDSGNRDPITLDADDLVVNPRAKRHQHQSRDLKSYLNVARESLRYYLNCNQAKFLESHIPICSRRGVFQISLISILASSLLCLPAMSIASEQTSITSLLKAAGTYETRQDYPAAEQAYLEALRRAPNDAEVLKRLGVLYLRENRFQQSIEMFRKVLSSHSDYPEANFYLGFSYYGVNDLTNAIQSFQRELATVHPHPRCRYYLALAYASKGQSDAAIAQLNKLVEENPKDADALYQLARLYMTAAFGAVQKLKGLDPDSFQFHALMGEIYSNEQNYPAAIKEYQLALEKRPQAAGIHNAMGVAYWASKHLVPARTEFLQALRESPEDPLINFYLGAIAVQQGEYQQSVPYLEKAQKGQPRMMQVHFLLGQSYAEMNKLQEAQEQLSLAVQLDADAPGPHYLLAQVYRKLNKNQESDREMAVYGRLWQEQKKRAFQDAQNIRAHEPDSGPTTTGSTATAPK comes from the coding sequence ATGAATGTCTTGGCGGATCCAAAGTTGCCGGATTCAGGCAATCGTGACCCGATTACCCTTGACGCAGACGACTTAGTTGTCAACCCTCGGGCCAAGCGGCATCAACACCAAAGTCGAGACCTAAAGAGTTACTTGAATGTAGCACGTGAATCACTCAGATACTATTTGAATTGCAATCAGGCCAAGTTCTTGGAAAGCCATATTCCAATTTGTAGTCGTCGTGGTGTTTTTCAGATTTCGTTGATTTCTATCCTGGCTTCGAGTCTGCTGTGTTTACCTGCGATGTCAATCGCGTCAGAGCAGACATCTATTACGTCGCTTCTGAAAGCGGCCGGGACCTATGAAACCCGGCAGGACTACCCTGCGGCTGAGCAGGCCTATTTGGAGGCCCTTCGGCGGGCGCCGAATGATGCCGAGGTATTGAAGCGGTTGGGCGTGCTGTACTTGAGGGAGAATCGATTCCAGCAATCCATTGAGATGTTCCGAAAGGTCCTGTCTTCGCATTCAGATTATCCGGAAGCGAACTTCTACCTTGGTTTTTCTTACTATGGCGTTAATGATCTCACGAACGCCATCCAGAGTTTCCAGCGCGAACTGGCAACGGTGCATCCCCACCCGCGCTGCCGGTATTACCTTGCATTAGCCTACGCATCCAAGGGCCAAAGCGATGCTGCGATTGCACAGTTGAATAAGCTTGTCGAGGAGAATCCCAAAGATGCTGACGCTCTTTACCAACTCGCCCGGCTCTACATGACTGCTGCTTTTGGGGCGGTGCAGAAGCTCAAAGGTCTGGATCCGGATTCCTTCCAATTTCATGCTCTGATGGGGGAAATCTACTCGAATGAGCAGAACTATCCAGCGGCGATCAAAGAATACCAACTGGCTCTAGAGAAGCGCCCCCAGGCGGCCGGAATCCACAATGCGATGGGGGTAGCCTACTGGGCCTCGAAGCATCTTGTTCCTGCCCGAACGGAGTTCCTGCAGGCCCTCAGAGAATCTCCAGAAGACCCTTTAATCAACTTCTACCTGGGAGCCATCGCCGTGCAACAGGGGGAATATCAGCAGTCGGTGCCGTATCTGGAAAAAGCGCAAAAAGGGCAGCCACGCATGATGCAGGTCCATTTCTTGCTGGGCCAATCCTACGCGGAGATGAACAAGTTACAGGAAGCTCAAGAACAGCTTTCGCTGGCGGTTCAACTGGATGCAGACGCACCCGGTCCACACTATCTCCTCGCTCAGGTCTACAGGAAACTGAATAAGAATCAGGAAAGCGATCGAGAGATGGCTGTGTATGGAAGGCTTTGGCAGGAGCAAAAAAAGAGGGCTTTCCAGGACGCTCAGAACATTCGCGCTCACGAACCGGATTCCGGCCCAACAACAACCGGTTCAACTGCGACCGCGCCAAAATAG
- a CDS encoding amidohydrolase/deacetylase family metallohydrolase — protein sequence MRKPSGANSLGKLKTRRYDLLLKGGHVIDPANCLNGKMDVAVTRGKIAAIAPDIMPTLAGKVVDVRGLYVTPGLVDIHVHIGYGGVPDNWYSPSARSHTPPFGVPADFMLTSGVTTVVDTGSAGAETFLREKEMVMDHARVRVLAFLNIVANGMNGGLEQTVDQRDPELCAEMIEKHRDVIVGVKTAHYWTVKPWDAGHPPWAAVDRALECGRLAKVPMMVDFWPRPPKRSYADLILRKMRPGDIHTHVFAQQFPIVLPNGRVNPIMWKARKRGVIFDVGHGAGSFWFRNAVPAVEQGFLPDSISTDLHSRSMVGAAQSMTNVMSKFLAMGMQLEDVIRRSTLNPALEINRPDLGTLSVGREADIAVLEKLDGDYSFADNGNARINGNVKLVARMTVRAGNILFDPSGLSMVEWRKARKQYFRTPKLGSSRPSTADNYPRV from the coding sequence GTGAGGAAGCCATCTGGAGCAAATTCACTCGGGAAGCTGAAAACGCGACGATACGACCTGCTGCTTAAGGGCGGGCACGTCATCGATCCGGCAAATTGCCTTAACGGGAAGATGGACGTAGCCGTCACACGTGGAAAGATTGCCGCGATCGCGCCTGACATCATGCCCACGCTGGCAGGGAAGGTGGTTGACGTCCGTGGACTTTATGTGACACCCGGGTTAGTGGATATCCACGTTCATATTGGTTATGGTGGCGTGCCTGACAATTGGTATTCGCCGAGTGCCAGGTCGCACACCCCGCCTTTTGGCGTACCGGCAGATTTTATGCTGACTTCAGGCGTAACCACCGTGGTGGACACCGGAAGTGCCGGTGCGGAAACATTCCTTCGCGAAAAGGAAATGGTGATGGACCATGCGCGGGTCCGCGTACTGGCTTTTCTGAACATTGTTGCCAACGGGATGAATGGCGGGTTGGAGCAGACAGTCGACCAGAGGGATCCGGAATTGTGTGCGGAGATGATCGAAAAGCACCGGGATGTGATCGTGGGAGTGAAGACGGCGCATTACTGGACCGTAAAGCCCTGGGATGCGGGACACCCGCCCTGGGCGGCAGTGGATCGCGCGCTCGAATGCGGACGACTAGCGAAAGTTCCTATGATGGTGGACTTCTGGCCGCGGCCGCCAAAGCGTTCTTACGCGGACCTTATCCTGAGAAAGATGCGGCCCGGCGACATCCATACGCATGTGTTTGCGCAGCAGTTTCCCATTGTCCTTCCGAACGGACGCGTCAACCCGATCATGTGGAAGGCGCGAAAGCGCGGGGTCATTTTTGATGTTGGACACGGTGCGGGAAGTTTCTGGTTCCGGAATGCGGTGCCAGCGGTTGAACAGGGTTTCTTGCCAGACTCGATTTCAACGGACCTGCACTCCCGGAGTATGGTCGGGGCGGCGCAGAGCATGACGAATGTCATGTCGAAATTTCTGGCCATGGGCATGCAGCTTGAAGATGTGATCCGGCGCTCGACCTTGAACCCGGCTCTGGAAATCAACCGGCCCGATCTCGGCACGCTTTCGGTCGGCCGAGAAGCGGACATTGCCGTCCTCGAGAAACTAGATGGAGACTACAGCTTCGCGGACAACGGAAACGCCAGGATAAACGGAAACGTGAAGCTGGTTGCGCGGATGACGGTGCGGGCAGGGAATATCCTGTTTGATCCTTCGGGCTTGAGCATGGTGGAGTGGCGAAAGGCGCGAAAACAATACTTCAGGACTCCAAAGCTCGGGTCAAGCAGACCTTCAACTGCAGATAATTATCCACGCGTATGA
- a CDS encoding DUF4982 domain-containing protein yields the protein MTRKGISRRQFIESSVAGVAVTGMKELRASNADTGVDKSGREGARPELRVSKSLNTGWRFKRQGSPGAGIEPEFVGAERPNYNDSAWETVVVPHAWDATPDNPFCSSDHFRGLGWYRREIEVPVGWRGRRVWIEFKAVFQVADVYMNGHHLGRHVGGFTGFGFDMTDQLKFGGENQLAVLVNDVLDPNIAPSNETNVPGYGGIYRSVSLVALHSLHVQRNGTWVTAEQSGGTTLARIRTWVLNQGSHAQNFNLQSVILDAEGREVVRLDTKEEVGANAVKEIEQTMAITGPRLWSPDDPHLYELASTVSLDGEIADRYLTPFGVRFMGHDAASGFTLNGVPIVLRGVDRRQDYGFLGDAVPDAIGVKDVQIMKDMGVNFVRTSHYPQDPAVLDACDRLGILVWEEVPNIKIHMYHAPLDEEANIYATRFPRGLMRNIKHQLKEMVERDRNHPSIVIWGFADDLSSYQYPQDFVELSDYTHTLDPARWTAGRCPHVTDIIDATTIDDLVQAHKEHPEKKFIWNEWGSFHCERGREGPALIRKGRSAVFADSETAIACEGYLMQWNALPWLGTAKWCMFDTGEVNGTATRTLWEPLDGNITLRWPFNDYFGVADMWRLPKEAYYLFQGEWAEKPMVHIVGHWTWPEDEGRSRKVRIYSNCDTVELFLNGKSLGMRGPATQEQVWKNFRTLVDQYSETEELRGQFTQERLPGSHLKHPPFVWDEVTYRPGTLLALGKKGNTTIRHQIRTAGPAKGIVLKPDRTSLVADGADVIFVEADVVDSAGTIVPTAQNWIAFSATGPGRLLGGTTEIDAITGIAAINVQSTGEPGELIIKASSPALESASLRVSAVR from the coding sequence GTGACCAGGAAGGGAATTTCGCGAAGACAGTTTATTGAATCCTCGGTGGCCGGCGTTGCCGTCACAGGGATGAAAGAGTTGCGCGCGAGCAATGCTGATACGGGCGTGGATAAATCGGGCAGAGAAGGGGCCAGGCCTGAACTCCGCGTTTCAAAATCGCTGAATACCGGTTGGAGGTTCAAACGGCAGGGATCGCCCGGCGCGGGGATTGAACCGGAATTTGTCGGAGCGGAACGGCCCAATTACAACGACAGCGCGTGGGAAACGGTGGTGGTTCCTCACGCTTGGGACGCAACTCCTGATAACCCATTTTGCTCCTCGGATCACTTTCGCGGCCTGGGCTGGTATCGCCGCGAGATCGAGGTGCCTGTGGGCTGGCGGGGCCGCCGCGTGTGGATAGAGTTCAAGGCAGTGTTCCAGGTGGCTGACGTTTACATGAACGGCCATCATCTGGGCCGGCACGTAGGAGGCTTCACCGGGTTCGGGTTTGATATGACAGACCAACTGAAGTTTGGGGGGGAAAACCAGCTCGCCGTGCTGGTAAATGACGTGCTGGATCCCAACATCGCTCCGTCCAATGAGACGAACGTTCCAGGATATGGCGGTATTTACCGAAGCGTCTCATTGGTCGCCCTGCATTCGCTTCATGTGCAGCGCAACGGAACATGGGTAACTGCAGAGCAGTCCGGGGGCACGACGCTGGCTCGAATTCGGACATGGGTCCTGAACCAGGGTTCCCATGCGCAGAACTTCAACCTGCAAAGCGTCATTCTTGATGCTGAGGGCCGGGAAGTTGTCAGGCTCGACACCAAAGAAGAAGTTGGCGCCAACGCCGTGAAAGAAATCGAGCAGACCATGGCAATCACCGGCCCACGACTGTGGTCGCCTGACGATCCGCATCTTTATGAACTCGCGAGCACCGTTTCCTTGGACGGGGAAATCGCTGACCGTTATTTGACTCCGTTTGGTGTCCGGTTTATGGGCCATGATGCGGCAAGTGGATTCACGCTCAACGGCGTCCCGATTGTTCTGCGTGGCGTGGATCGCCGGCAGGACTACGGATTTCTGGGCGATGCGGTTCCGGATGCCATCGGCGTGAAAGACGTGCAAATAATGAAGGATATGGGCGTAAATTTTGTTCGGACGTCGCATTATCCTCAGGACCCGGCCGTGCTCGATGCGTGTGACCGGCTGGGAATCCTGGTCTGGGAAGAAGTTCCGAACATCAAGATCCACATGTATCACGCGCCTCTGGACGAAGAAGCAAACATTTACGCCACGAGGTTCCCGCGCGGGCTGATGAGGAATATCAAGCACCAACTGAAAGAAATGGTGGAGCGCGACCGCAACCATCCTTCTATTGTCATCTGGGGTTTTGCCGATGACCTGAGCAGTTATCAGTATCCGCAGGACTTTGTGGAGCTTTCAGACTACACGCATACTCTTGACCCTGCGCGCTGGACGGCGGGACGATGCCCGCACGTTACCGACATCATCGACGCCACCACGATTGATGATCTGGTGCAGGCGCACAAAGAGCACCCCGAGAAAAAATTCATCTGGAACGAATGGGGATCGTTCCATTGCGAACGCGGGCGCGAAGGTCCGGCCCTGATTCGGAAAGGACGAAGCGCGGTCTTTGCTGACAGTGAGACGGCCATCGCCTGCGAAGGTTATCTGATGCAATGGAATGCTTTGCCCTGGTTGGGGACGGCCAAGTGGTGCATGTTTGATACAGGCGAGGTCAATGGGACCGCCACGCGTACGCTTTGGGAGCCTCTGGATGGCAACATTACTCTCCGCTGGCCATTCAATGATTATTTTGGCGTTGCAGACATGTGGCGTCTGCCGAAAGAGGCCTATTACCTGTTCCAGGGTGAGTGGGCGGAGAAGCCCATGGTCCACATCGTGGGCCATTGGACATGGCCAGAGGATGAGGGCCGCAGCCGCAAGGTAAGGATTTACAGCAATTGCGACACGGTGGAACTCTTCCTGAACGGGAAGAGCCTGGGTATGCGTGGGCCAGCCACACAGGAGCAAGTCTGGAAGAATTTCCGAACGCTGGTCGATCAATATAGCGAGACAGAAGAATTACGAGGACAGTTTACTCAGGAACGATTGCCCGGATCGCACTTGAAGCATCCACCTTTTGTGTGGGATGAGGTGACGTATCGACCGGGAACCTTGCTGGCCTTAGGGAAGAAAGGGAATACGACGATCCGCCATCAGATTCGTACCGCCGGTCCGGCAAAAGGTATTGTGTTGAAACCAGACAGGACATCTCTTGTTGCGGATGGAGCCGACGTGATTTTTGTCGAAGCTGATGTGGTTGACTCCGCAGGAACGATTGTTCCGACGGCACAGAACTGGATTGCGTTTTCCGCGACGGGACCCGGACGCCTGCTCGGTGGCACAACGGAAATTGACGCGATTACGGGGATTGCAGCGATCAATGTCCAGAGTACGGGTGAACCAGGCGAACTCATCATCAAGGCCAGTTCGCCGGCTCTCGAGTCGGCGTCCCTGCGTGTATCTGCTGTGAGATAA